A stretch of DNA from Arctopsyche grandis isolate Sample6627 chromosome 6, ASM5162203v2, whole genome shotgun sequence:
AGACTATGAAGCCATAAATTATCACGTGTTAACAAATAAATGTGTTAAAACACTACTATATATCTTGCTGCATGTCGCattgcaaatataataaatagcgTACGTGCTTAAATAAAAGTAATCACCTTTCTTCATACTTAACTATCCACGATCATTAAAATATTGAGATATCTGCATATACAAGTGTATAATAGGATCTAATATTATATGGatctaatattaattatatccaAGCATTTTGAGTTTTACTACGATTTTCAAAGTTTTCCGTTTCTTCTAGCTTCTGTGGCAGCTCTTCCTATGTTTGCCGGATGTATAATATCTGGCTTCATGATGGAGTCTCTAGGTCGCCGGATGACCCACTTGGTTCTTGCTATCCCCTTCATTTTGGGATGGGTACTGATCTCAACGACGTACAACCTACCTCAGTTGCTGATAGGAAGATTCCTCACCGGTCTCTGTGTGGGGCTCTTGGGACCAGCCGGTTCAATCTACATAGGGGAAATAAGCGATCCTAAATACAGAGGATTTTTACTAGCGGGAATATCACTAGCAATATCGATGGGACTTTTAATAGTTCACGTCATCGGAACTTACATCAATTGGCACTTGACGGCTGGAATATCAGCGTTGGTGCCTTTCTTCAGTTTCGTCTTCATGTCCTTCGTGCCGGAGAGTCCCAGCTGGTTGGCGTCCAAAGGACAAACTGAAAAGGCTGTCAAAGCTTTCAAATGGTTGAGAGGTTGTGATGAACAATCGATGAAAGAGCTTAATGCGCTTTTGGAGAAACAAGCAATAGCTTTAGCTGAAGCTAACTTACAACCGAAGATCCCAATGTTTAGCAAGCAAAAGTTGATCAATTTGAAAGAGACATTCAAACGACCGGAGTTTATAAAACCTCTGCTTATAATGATTGCATTCTTCGTCACTCTACAACTGTCTGGAGTCAATGCAGTCGCTTTTTACTCAGTGCATATAATGCAATCTACTCTAGGTTCTGGAATCGATGAGTACATGGCTATGCTGATCATAGATAGCGTGAGACTATTGTCTTCACTAGCTGCTTGCATATTGTTAAGAGTTGTTGGAAGAAGACCTCTGGCATTGATCAGCGGAGTTTTCACTGTGATATCACTATTCGGTATTGCAACATTCAGATACGTTGGTTCGCACCAAGGTCTG
This window harbors:
- the LOC143913913 gene encoding trehalose transporter 1-like protein yields the protein MTNEKKTVDSGSGDDSDSLEQKQDRAAAILENLKDGNLKKNLSLVFNITTSVDGLSTKETPLIESNTTSQRFSPLCRQSMAAMGSILATLSAGMTSGYSSTLLPQLNQTDSSIPMSQEISSWIASVAALPMFAGCIISGFMMESLGRRMTHLVLAIPFILGWVLISTTYNLPQLLIGRFLTGLCVGLLGPAGSIYIGEISDPKYRGFLLAGISLAISMGLLIVHVIGTYINWHLTAGISALVPFFSFVFMSFVPESPSWLASKGQTEKAVKAFKWLRGCDEQSMKELNALLEKQAIALAEANLQPKIPMFSKQKLINLKETFKRPEFIKPLLIMIAFFVTLQLSGVNAVAFYSVHIMQSTLGSGIDEYMAMLIIDSVRLLSSLAACILLRVVGRRPLALISGVFTVISLFGIATFRYVGSHQGLSLNDYSWVPLVFLIGYIVATSIGLTPLPWVMTGEVFPADLRGIGSGICTSMCFIAFFGVVKMAPAMFTELGAEGTFLSYGIVALLGTCTIYFFLPETKGRTLQDIEEDFRTGKKTEKREPESSQSRM